Genomic segment of Amphibacillus xylanus NBRC 15112:
TAGCACGAACATATTTAATACACCAATAATGAAAACGGAAATAATCCACTTTCCATCTTTTCTAAATGTTTTGTTAATTTTTTTCTTAAAAGCCTTGAAAGCTTGATGATCGACAGCAGTCCTTTTCGGTACTTTCACTAAAAATATAATCAACAACAGAGCAGTAATTGAAAATATCGGGACAAAAATAAATGGTAGATACCAAAGAAATTGAGCCAATAATGACCCGATGATAGGACTTAAAACTTTCCCAAATGTGTTTGATGTTTCGATGATACCTAGTGCTTGACTTGCATCATCCTCATCCCTATACATATCACCTACTGTCGGTATGACAACGGGAAACGCACCAGCGGCTCCAACACCTTGGATAAACCGTCCAATCATTATTAAATAATATGGATCGTTAAGCTTCCAGGAAGCAAAAGCAGAGATCGCTCCACCTATTGCGACAATGATCAAACTTGGTATAATTACGACTTTTCGTCCAAATCGATCAGACAAGTAGCCAGCAATGGGGATAAATACGATGGCTACGACGGAATAAATCGTTATAATAAGGCTTGATTGTAATTGAGTAATACTAATTTTAGACTGTAAAATCGGTAGTACGGGGATTAACATAGAATTTCCAAGCGTCATGACCAACGGGATAGAGGCAAGTGCAAGTAAATCAAGTTTTTTTCGTTTCATTCATTATCATCCATTCAGTATCATTTTAAATAACTTACTATATTTTGAACTGATCGGTCCTTTTCATACTATGGAAATCATCTTCACAGTTACTGTTTGTCAATTGTGTTACAATACTGTTAGCATATAAGCAGATCAATAGATAACTCATATCTATTCACATAAGTTTGGAGGTTAAATGATGAAAAAAAATCAATTAGATAAATTTTATATGAAAACAATTGAAGAGCGGATTGAAGCTCTAATAGAACTTAATAAGGCAGACCATCGTTCAGTAGCAGATTTTAAAGCAGATTTAATCTTACCGGAAGAAATTAGCGATCATATGATTGAAAATGTAGTTGGAACTTATCAGCTTCCACTAGGATTAGCACTACACTTTTTAATTGATGGACAGGACTATTTAATCCCAATGGCTACTGAAGAACCATCAGTTGTGGCAGCTGCAAGCTTTGCTGCTAAAACAATTCGACTAGCTGGTGGCTTTACTACAGAGGCGAAATCGCGAGTGATGATCGGTCAAGTGGCACTTAAAGATATAGATGATAAAGAAGTGGCAATCGAAGAAATCATAAAAAATCAAGATCAAATCATCTCAATTGCAAATAGCGCCCACCCTTCTATCGTTAAACGTGGTGGAGGAGCTCAGAAAATTGATCTTCGTTGGATCGATAAAGATGATGAGTATGGTACTCCCCCATTTCTAGTTATTCATCTTCATGTTGATACTCAAGAAGCAATGGGTGCAAATATGATTAATACAATGGCCGAAGCTATTAAGCCTTATTTAGAGCAACTTACAGGTGCGAGAGCTGTTATGGGGATTTTATCAAACTATGCGACTGAATGTTTAGCAACTGCGAGATGCCAAATTCCAGTGAATATATTGGAACGTCGCGGCCTTTCAGGTGAAGAGGTGCGTGATCGAATTATTGAAGCTAATCAATTTGCTCTAGCTGATCCCTATAGAGCAACTACAAACAATAAGGGGATTATGAATGGTATTTCCGCTGTCGTATTAGCAACAGGTAATGATACGCGTGCAATTGAAGCAGGTGCGCATGCATATGCAGCAAGATCCGGGCAATATCGTTCACTAACAAAATGGACAAAAGCTGAAAATGGTGATTTATTAGGTGAACTAACAATGCCTTTACCAGTTGGTACAGTTGGTGGATCGATTACGATTCACCCAGGTGCAAAATTCGCCCATCATATTCTAGGTTCACCTCATGCAAAACAATTAGAGTCAATTATCGTATCAGTAGGATTAGCACAAAACTTTGCCGCAACAAGAGCGCTTGTAACAGATGGTATTCAAAAAGGTCATATGGCATTACAAGCGAAGTCTTTAGCGATTAATGCAGGTGCAAAAGGAGAAGAAATTCAAAAAGTCGCTCGCCGTCTTCGTAAAGAAAAACATATGAATTTAAATACTGCAAAACAAATCTTGGCAGAATTACGTCATTAAAAGTAACACCCCTAACTTTGATCTAGAAGTTAGGGGTGTTGATTTAATTATAAATTAAAATTTATAAATGGTTTTTATTCACATATTGACGCATGTGATCTTTAATACCTGCTAAGCAAATTGGTGCAGGATCCGCTTCAATATCTAATTCAATATCTCCGATTCCATTAGGGATCGTATCCATAAATACTTTTTCATAGCGATCAATTGAAATCTGCTTACGATCTTCAAGCATTTGTACATGTTGCTCGGTTAATAAATGATTTCGATAATCAGGTTGTAGAACACCTGTAAAGAACTCACCAACAGAACCAGATCCATAGCTAAATAGCCCAATAGTTGCTCCATCTTCAAGCGAGTTATTTTGCTCAAGCAATGAAATCAGGTTTAAGTATAAAGAACCTGTGTAGATGTTACCAACAATTGCATTATAATGTTTAGCTACTTCATAATAGTCTAATAGTCGCTTCTTATCAGCTTCATCTGCATCTTCTAATACAGCTTGAAGTGCTTTTAAGCCCATTTTTGTATACGGTGTATGAAAAACTAATGCTTCAAAATCTTTTAAGCTTGTCTGTGTTTTTTCTTGATATTGGGCAAACAATTCCTTAAAGAAATTGATATACTGGATAACAGA
This window contains:
- a CDS encoding MFS transporter, which gives rise to MKRKKLDLLALASIPLVMTLGNSMLIPVLPILQSKISITQLQSSLIITIYSVVAIVFIPIAGYLSDRFGRKVVIIPSLIIVAIGGAISAFASWKLNDPYYLIMIGRFIQGVGAAGAFPVVIPTVGDMYRDEDDASQALGIIETSNTFGKVLSPIIGSLLAQFLWYLPFIFVPIFSITALLLIIFLVKVPKRTAVDHQAFKAFKKKINKTFRKDGKWIISVFIIGVLNMFVLFGYQFNFSNLLENEYEIKGVYGGLILAIPLLILCISSFLSGKIIGDNKVLMKRIIFGGNLLVSIPFLFIFKGIGLVLMTIFLSISSIGIGLSLPCLDTLITKGVKKNIRGSVTSIYSSMRFLGVATGPPIVAIIESDFKLLYFVLAGFSALAALVGALAIKPN
- a CDS encoding hydroxymethylglutaryl-CoA reductase, degradative, with translation MKKNQLDKFYMKTIEERIEALIELNKADHRSVADFKADLILPEEISDHMIENVVGTYQLPLGLALHFLIDGQDYLIPMATEEPSVVAAASFAAKTIRLAGGFTTEAKSRVMIGQVALKDIDDKEVAIEEIIKNQDQIISIANSAHPSIVKRGGGAQKIDLRWIDKDDEYGTPPFLVIHLHVDTQEAMGANMINTMAEAIKPYLEQLTGARAVMGILSNYATECLATARCQIPVNILERRGLSGEEVRDRIIEANQFALADPYRATTNNKGIMNGISAVVLATGNDTRAIEAGAHAYAARSGQYRSLTKWTKAENGDLLGELTMPLPVGTVGGSITIHPGAKFAHHILGSPHAKQLESIIVSVGLAQNFAATRALVTDGIQKGHMALQAKSLAINAGAKGEEIQKVARRLRKEKHMNLNTAKQILAELRH